Genomic DNA from Primulina eburnea isolate SZY01 unplaced genomic scaffold, ASM2296580v1 ctg1419, whole genome shotgun sequence:
ATCGAGTGTCGTTGGCACGCTCCACCAACTCCCCTATGTAGATCATGCCCTAGATATATAGCAAGAGTGAAAAGATGACAAGGAAATCATACATGTATTGGACATTAATCTAGAGAATAGAAAGAGAAATATACCTCAGTGATGCTGCTGTATGTCCGGCGAGTGAGGTCAGACCACCCCAGTGAATTAATGAATGCTGCATCCGCTTCGGAAGGAAGCTGATACATTATCTTTTGAGCCAGCTGAGTAGGACCTCGCCCCACAATGGCTGTATCTGATGTGTATAGAGGATGTACCCCTGATGCAGGAGGAGGCTCCTCATCGGACTCAGACCCTTCTGGAGAAGAGACCGACACTACTGAGATCTCTGAGATCTTGCGCTTACCATGATGGGGGACTGATGGGCTAGGATCAACAGACACCTTTTGTTTACCAGACGGAGGAGGGGACTTGGCGCGAGGAGGTGGAGAGGAGGCTCGCTTTGGGGCAGAGGAGGAGGAGCccgtcttcttcttcttcacagCAGTAGGGGAGCTAGCGGACTTCTGCGCAGTAGTAGAGCAGGAACCTGTTTTCTTTTTCTCAGCGACAGAACAATCTCTTTTTGTGCCCGTCGTGACTGTCGGGGTAATGGACTTCTGGGGTGCTGATGAGGAACCCCCGGCCTTTGTCTTGGAGAGCTCACGAAGAAATAGGGCGTTCATGACTCTAGTACCTGCAAGCAGAGACAAGGAACCAAATGAGAATGTTATCAAGTAACATAATAAACgaaagaaaaacaagaagtATGAAAGGGTTAGAATATCTACCAGCATCCTCCTTCAGCTTAATTTTCGCGGGACTTAACCCGACATGGCACAGGAGATCTTCAGATAGAAGTTGGGGGATGCTAAAGCATCGGTCTCCTAATACACTCATTATGTGTAGATAATCCTTATCTTTCTTATAATCCTTTGAAAGCTCAGGCTTAGTGAAGTTAGGGCACCAATCAGTGGAACAAGTCAGTTCTTCCGGTGGCTGGATAAAGAAAAAGTATTTTTTCCAGTCCTTCACATGACTAGGAGCCCCATCGAAAAGCTTGCGGTTAGACCGGGAAATCACATAGAAGGGTCCCTCTTTTGACTTGGCTAAGACAAGGAAGTAGGAGAAGGTAGTGCAACGTAAAGGAAGATCTAAAGCCCGGAATAAGACGATGAGGCAGCATATTGAGCGAGAGCATTGGGAGTGAGCAAATCTAAATGCATCTGATAATAATTGCTCAGCTTCTGAAGGAAGTCATCTAGTGGAAAGCGCAGACCTGCATCGAAATGGTGCTGGAAGAATGTGTAACAACCCTTGGGAGCTAAATAGGGACGGTCGTCGGGGGTAGGAATTATGATCTGGTGAGAAGAGGGAATATGCCACATAGTCCTAATTTTGGAATCGCTAGTAGGGAGGATATGAGACGTTAGGTGGCCGTACCAGAGGTCGTTAGCATTAGAGATATTCATTTGTTGGGTTACATGGCGAATCTCCTTACCAGGGCGGCTATGAGTGACGACTTCTACCTCAGGGGTAAATTCAGGATCTTCTAAGGAATTCCTAGACTCGCTAGACCTCTTGGAATCACTCGCGGAAGTAGACTCAGAATTACTCGCAGAAGTAGATTCAGAATTACTGGCAGAATCAGACTCGGAATAGCTCGAAGAACTAAATTCGGCATCATAGGAAGACATTTTCTAAGGATAACTGAGCAAATAGAAAGGAGACTAACCCCGATGCAGCGTGAAAAAATGCACAAGGGATGAGACCGAGAGCACTCGGACGCTGGTGGGGCGAGACGCGGCGAGATGGGCGAGAGCTCGGGCAAGCAAGCAGGCGAGAGCTCAGGCGCAGATAGGCGAGAGTTCGGGCAAGCAAGCGGACGAGAGCTCGGGCGGAAGTGGGCGAGAGCGCGGGCACCGGGGCGTGAGCACAACACCGTGGGCGAGAAGGCAGGCGCCGTGGCCGAGAGCGGTGGGCGCAAGCGGGCGAGAGTGCTCGCGCGGTGGTGGGCGAGAGTGGCAGGCGCTATGGGCGAGAGTGCTCGGGCGAAAGTGGGTGAGAGCGCAGGCTGGGGGGCGAGTAGGCGGGGCGAGAGCTGGGCGTGGCGAGGTGGCGAGGCTGTGAGGCGAGGCGGCGGGATGAGAGCTGGGTGTGGCGAGGCTGTGCGGCGAGGCTATGGGGCGAGTAGGCGGGGCGAGAGCTGGGCGTGGCGAGGTGGCGAGGTTGTGAGGCGAGGCGGCAGGACGAGAGCTGGGGCGTGGCGAGGCTGTGCGGCGAGGCTGTGGGGCGAGTAGGCGGCGGCGAGAGCTGGGCGTGGCGAGGCGCGCTACGGGCGAGACGCGTGCTGGGCGAGGGCGAGATGGCGCGCTGCGGGCGCGTGGCGGTGATTGATGAGGCGAGACGGGAGTGGTGTGTATGCGTGTGAGTAAGTGAATGCAGCGCACAAAATGTTTTGTGTGGGAGAAGCGAGAATGAAATAGAGGATGATCTCTATTTATAGGTGGAGCCCAAATCTTTATTTTCAAGGCAGGATTCTGATTTGATTTCCTCCCTTCCAGGAGAAGATTACGATTCGATTTGTGTGATCCCCGCGACCTGACCGGCCATGTCGATCCCGCGACCTGACCGGGCAGGTCGATCCCCGTAATGGTGGTGAACATCGTTCGTTAACGACAAACAAAATTACTTTTTCTGGCACGGTCCGTCCTCATCGCCGATAAACCAAGGACAACACAATTAATCGAACTTTGAACctacgattcagttcgactcgggagggggagGACTGGTGATACCCTAGGGATGAGCCCACTACCCCTGGCCCATCCCAAGCCCCAAAGGAAAGACGAGCCCACCATAGGccctagcccaaatggaagacgGGCCCACTaagggcccaggtattctcctataaataccaggtttgggtgttcagtttattcattcactatattgttttcaccagcacccttagctgctccccccatatatcctcagtcactgacttgagcgtcggaggggctacgccaggacaccctcctggccccctcttaacgatcttctttgttatttcaggctcagggtaactTCAAAACCCGCGTCTggattagtgacacttgctgggagcggaccctaaatttcccgtgagtatcaattGACATAATTTTAATAcagataatttatttttagaacTTAATATGAATCTAAATTCAAACATCTGAACAACTATATTCCTCCCACAAATGATCAATTAACTCTCTACGtcaaattatattaataaaaatcattaaatcaaatagttt
This window encodes:
- the LOC140820752 gene encoding uncharacterized protein, with the protein product MSSYDAEFSSSSYSESDSASNSESTSASNSESTSASDSKRSSESRNSLEDPEFTPEVEVVTHSRPGKEIRHVTQQMNISNANDLWYGHLTSHILPTSDSKIRTMWHIPSSHQIIIPTPDDRPYLAPKGCYTFFQHHFDADLPLRCTTFSYFLVLAKSKEGPFYVISRSNRKLFDGAPSHVKDWKKYFFFIQPPEELTCSTDWCPNFTKPELSKDYKKDKDYLHIMSVLGDRCFSIPQLLSEDLLCHVGLSPAKIKLKEDAGTRVMNALFLRELSKTKAGGSSSAPQKSITPTVTTGTKRDCSVAEKKKTGSCSTTAQKSASSPTAVKKKKTGSSSSAPKRASSPPPRAKSPPPSGKQKVSVDPSPSVPHHGKRKISEISVVSVSSPEGSESDEEPPPASGVHPLYTSDTAIVGRGPTQLAQKIMYQLPSEADAAFINSLGWSDLTRRTYSSITEGMIYIGELVERANDTRSTACQDLREGMALREQLQATIDEMKATHTKELSESQARGDEFLKQKQELLKEKHELQRLTEDQAKDIQKLKTDLKDSQAELEDAKVRHAAEVSSFKEEFLKSDEFVEICGPKAFHYLG